A DNA window from Deinococcus malanensis contains the following coding sequences:
- a CDS encoding DUF3592 domain-containing protein, protein MTLLALMLLPFALAGFACLVVGTVMLYRSTLGQPGGSNLWPTADAVVIGHKFRKWINSRDHNFLTYFAQVGTLVRFTAEGREVTAEVVPEPLMKISVIRPNSSFGTVKLSQQRLEKQAMQQAGLLVPEGSTVQVRYKPASLKQVGREVVHSAHAHISKQQAIRLSLFLLLFGTLTLVMVASPMFQFLKYR, encoded by the coding sequence ATGACCTTACTGGCACTGATGCTGCTGCCATTTGCACTCGCGGGCTTCGCCTGCCTGGTTGTCGGTACGGTGATGCTGTATCGTTCAACGCTCGGACAGCCCGGTGGAAGCAACTTGTGGCCGACCGCTGACGCCGTTGTTATAGGGCACAAGTTTCGGAAGTGGATCAACAGCCGTGACCACAACTTCCTGACATATTTTGCCCAGGTGGGCACTCTGGTCCGCTTCACAGCCGAAGGCCGCGAGGTCACGGCGGAAGTGGTGCCCGAACCCTTGATGAAAATAAGTGTGATCAGGCCAAACTCATCCTTTGGCACGGTCAAGCTCTCCCAGCAGCGCCTGGAAAAGCAGGCCATGCAACAGGCAGGGCTTCTGGTACCCGAAGGCAGTACGGTGCAGGTTCGGTACAAGCCAGCCTCGCTGAAGCAGGTGGGCCGTGAGGTGGTGCACTCGGCCCACGCTCATATCAGCAAGCAACAGGCCATCCGCCTGTCCTTGTTTCTCCTCCTTTTTGGAACCCTGACCTTGGTCATGGTGGCTTCACCGATGTTCCAGTTTCTCAAGTACCGCTAA
- a CDS encoding phage major capsid protein, producing MTIKKLNQLEAGLYQDAARKGMTLSQMLNEMARKGDIDESLVRPDARNSAGEPVDAFKQLLAQAGIRAKGEFAQTGDAFVSDPSNRLLFPEYVAREYRDAERDAVNVLQTTDLVSTRVGIDGTAYRTGVVASGQEKDLEFGRVAELGEMPVYTITLADKAVNALKYGGVLRMSYEAVRRTRLPILSRYIAKMSRAQARRKVKQALNVALNGDGNNNPAPASAAAAGATFTLQDIIALQMDGLVQGVQFGVITADTADLAALLTLDIFTSAGATAAGADFRDTGAWPNLLGMRPRLAMADSVLQGSRKLLAIDQANGLEEFYENGSEIVESEKLITSQFENIAISEVLGYAKPDTQAFRTKAHA from the coding sequence ATGACCATCAAGAAACTCAACCAGCTCGAAGCCGGCCTGTACCAGGACGCCGCACGCAAGGGCATGACGCTCAGCCAGATGCTCAACGAGATGGCCCGCAAGGGTGACATCGACGAGAGCCTCGTGCGCCCCGACGCCCGCAACAGTGCCGGTGAACCCGTGGACGCGTTCAAGCAGCTGCTCGCCCAGGCCGGCATCCGCGCGAAAGGCGAGTTCGCCCAGACCGGGGACGCCTTCGTGAGTGACCCCAGCAACCGCCTGCTGTTCCCTGAGTACGTGGCCCGCGAGTACCGCGATGCGGAGCGTGACGCGGTGAACGTCCTGCAGACCACCGACCTGGTCAGCACCCGCGTCGGGATCGACGGCACGGCCTACCGCACCGGCGTGGTCGCCAGTGGCCAGGAGAAGGACCTGGAGTTCGGCCGCGTGGCTGAACTGGGGGAGATGCCCGTCTACACCATCACGCTGGCGGACAAGGCCGTGAACGCCCTGAAGTACGGTGGCGTCCTGCGCATGAGCTATGAGGCCGTGCGCCGCACGCGCCTGCCCATCCTGAGCCGGTATATCGCCAAGATGAGCCGCGCGCAGGCCCGCCGGAAGGTCAAGCAGGCCCTGAACGTCGCCCTGAACGGGGACGGCAACAACAACCCTGCGCCCGCCAGTGCGGCGGCTGCGGGCGCCACCTTCACCCTGCAGGACATCATCGCCCTGCAGATGGACGGCTTGGTGCAGGGTGTGCAGTTCGGCGTGATCACCGCCGACACGGCCGACCTGGCCGCGCTGCTCACCCTCGACATCTTCACCTCGGCGGGTGCCACCGCAGCTGGAGCGGACTTCCGCGACACCGGCGCGTGGCCGAACCTGCTCGGCATGCGCCCCAGGCTCGCCATGGCCGACAGTGTGCTGCAGGGCAGCAGGAAACTGCTCGCGATCGACCAGGCCAACGGTCTGGAGGAGTTCTACGAGAACGGCAGCGAGATCGTGGAGAGCGAGAAGCTCATCACCAGCCAGTTCGAGAACATCGCCATCAGCGAAGTGCTCGGGTACGCCAAACCCGACACGCAGGCCTTCAGGACCAAAGCGCACGCCTGA
- a CDS encoding WD40 repeat domain-containing protein, whose translation MAPRRPLSKKSLAFLCVFGAFLGWSNYSAVLTRILHPGERYPASNSLLGKQKYEGFDAASASRDGLALAAGSQISQRGKSFTATVSVIDRPSGKRRWQTKLNTPPHFRSVNVLLWTPDDQQVVANDTDGYVTVLDARSGQILKQLQVHTYRPCVFGFANGGLLLTEKDIQTGPTFLALRSWPDLTPVWRVPLDCWDAATGNTDASGTLAPVALEDGRSVGVVDLRTRALRGGIITVPGNTDDQTGRYSLYSLSIRPDGRQVAGGLGNGTVMVWDVLTGKVRWKFRPHGGLVRALSWNDSGDALASSAFGGCGLLRSECVVVTRLSGASPKSRVVWHHRFNAVSDPIWLKRSALMLTETSAVFTVPTGLSDP comes from the coding sequence ATGGCACCGCGACGTCCCCTCAGTAAGAAGTCGCTCGCTTTCCTCTGTGTTTTCGGCGCGTTCTTGGGATGGTCGAACTACTCCGCTGTCCTGACCAGGATTCTTCACCCCGGTGAGCGGTATCCGGCCTCTAATTCGCTGCTTGGAAAACAGAAGTACGAAGGCTTCGATGCCGCGTCTGCCTCGAGAGATGGTTTGGCCCTGGCGGCCGGGTCTCAGATCTCTCAGCGCGGGAAGTCGTTCACTGCGACCGTCAGTGTCATCGACAGGCCCAGCGGAAAGCGTCGATGGCAAACGAAGCTGAACACGCCTCCACACTTCCGCAGCGTCAATGTGCTGCTGTGGACCCCGGACGATCAGCAGGTGGTGGCCAACGACACCGACGGATATGTGACGGTGCTGGACGCCCGCAGCGGCCAGATCCTCAAGCAGTTGCAGGTCCATACCTATCGTCCGTGCGTGTTCGGTTTCGCCAATGGCGGGTTGCTCCTGACCGAAAAGGATATCCAGACCGGTCCGACCTTTCTGGCGCTGCGCTCCTGGCCAGATCTGACGCCCGTGTGGCGGGTGCCACTGGACTGCTGGGATGCCGCGACCGGTAATACCGATGCGTCTGGAACGCTGGCACCGGTCGCACTGGAGGATGGTCGCAGCGTAGGCGTGGTCGATCTCCGGACGCGTGCCCTTCGCGGAGGGATCATCACGGTGCCCGGTAATACAGATGATCAGACAGGGCGGTACAGCCTGTACAGCCTGAGCATCCGCCCTGATGGCCGGCAGGTGGCGGGCGGTCTGGGCAACGGCACGGTGATGGTGTGGGACGTCCTCACTGGGAAGGTCAGGTGGAAGTTTCGCCCGCATGGCGGCCTGGTCCGGGCGCTGAGCTGGAACGACTCGGGAGACGCTCTGGCCTCCTCGGCCTTCGGAGGGTGTGGCCTCCTGAGGAGCGAGTGCGTGGTCGTCACACGCCTGAGTGGTGCGTCGCCCAAGTCGCGCGTGGTGTGGCATCACCGCTTCAACGCTGTCAGCGACCCCATATGGCTGAAGCGTTCAGCCCTGATGCTCACTGAAACCAGCGCAGTCTTCACGGTCCCCACTGGTCTGTCTGACCCATAA
- a CDS encoding META domain-containing protein, producing MHRFLLALLAVTTIASAQASNPARVNGIWKLTSLTTSGQATPDLPLTEVFIVNGKVSGKLGCGTFSGTMQAQGSRTRIAVKPLPPKPTERCLYALPGAFHTAMNSVNRYAISFDTQRLVLLSGKTRLTFERIGYVTPAKK from the coding sequence ATGCACCGTTTTCTTCTGGCCCTGCTGGCCGTTACCACCATCGCCAGCGCCCAAGCCAGCAATCCGGCGCGAGTGAACGGCATCTGGAAGTTGACCAGCCTCACTACTTCAGGGCAGGCCACGCCGGACCTGCCATTGACGGAAGTGTTCATCGTAAACGGAAAGGTGAGTGGGAAGCTGGGGTGCGGCACCTTCTCGGGCACCATGCAAGCGCAAGGTTCGCGCACCAGGATTGCTGTGAAGCCGCTTCCTCCCAAGCCAACCGAACGTTGTCTCTACGCCTTGCCCGGCGCGTTTCACACGGCCATGAACAGTGTGAACCGGTACGCGATCAGCTTCGACACCCAGCGCCTCGTGCTGCTCTCTGGGAAGACGCGCCTGACGTTTGAGCGGATCGGGTATGTGACGCCGGCAAAGAAATAA
- a CDS encoding SMI1/KNR4 family protein, with the protein MPPAPENLEPLFRNLGRELGIDVPDDLKLYFQLLNPSLDRQDQALFYGLTAIPLQIGLCERDGLSSTDSVFMDPDFQTVETVDPPGTVRPEAFNAGWLPIAHDHSGAYLAVDLRPDERGQVGQIINFGARERKRFVLASSITEFFEDLLQNIADGRVEHGCDAGAVELRFTDPEVGHPLDLCEQFGASALRPRPSGTQPPTQP; encoded by the coding sequence GTGCCACCTGCACCTGAAAACCTCGAGCCGCTCTTCCGGAACCTTGGACGCGAGCTGGGCATTGACGTGCCTGATGACCTCAAGCTCTACTTTCAGCTGCTGAATCCCTCCCTCGACCGGCAGGATCAGGCCCTGTTCTACGGGCTGACCGCTATCCCCCTGCAGATCGGGCTCTGCGAACGGGATGGGTTGAGCAGCACTGACAGCGTGTTCATGGATCCTGACTTCCAGACGGTGGAGACGGTGGATCCGCCTGGCACCGTCAGGCCTGAGGCGTTCAATGCGGGTTGGCTGCCGATAGCACACGACCACAGCGGCGCGTATCTCGCCGTGGATCTTCGTCCGGACGAGCGCGGTCAGGTGGGACAGATCATCAATTTTGGCGCACGGGAACGGAAGCGCTTTGTGCTGGCGTCCTCCATCACTGAATTTTTTGAGGACCTGCTCCAGAACATCGCGGATGGTCGCGTTGAACACGGGTGCGACGCGGGGGCCGTGGAATTACGCTTCACCGACCCGGAGGTCGGTCACCCGCTGGATCTGTGCGAACAGTTTGGTGCCTCAGCCCTCCGACCTCGGCCTTCAGGTACGCAGCCCCCAACCCAGCCCTGA
- a CDS encoding RusA family crossover junction endodeoxyribonuclease, producing the protein MLATLSSGEKTRWPYAGRLSVSITVYAPDRRRRDINNMPKDVLDLLTHGGVYRDDSQIDRLVIQRGAVGAGGCIEVEVLAL; encoded by the coding sequence GTGCTGGCCACGCTCAGTTCCGGTGAGAAGACGCGCTGGCCTTATGCCGGGCGCCTGAGTGTGAGCATCACGGTCTACGCGCCGGATCGGCGACGCCGTGACATCAACAACATGCCCAAAGATGTGCTCGACCTGCTCACGCATGGCGGGGTGTACAGGGATGACAGCCAGATCGACCGACTCGTGATTCAGCGCGGGGCGGTGGGGGCAGGTGGATGCATTGAAGTGGAGGTGCTGGCACTGTGA
- a CDS encoding DUF2511 domain-containing protein produces MPTLKPKKSPVPWLALAAALFLLALIAVAAFSTRKPQAEASEGMVSAATMGANWPFTFSEGRLRCEPPGAVVIQDTASGKTYSLNGTADVRAAEEGWQDARSVWKDAPDPSSGPKVSIAEVTAQGLALCN; encoded by the coding sequence GTGCCTACCCTCAAACCAAAGAAGTCTCCAGTTCCATGGCTCGCGCTCGCCGCTGCCCTGTTCCTGCTTGCTTTGATTGCTGTGGCTGCATTTTCCACTCGGAAGCCTCAAGCAGAAGCGTCCGAAGGTATGGTGTCCGCTGCGACGATGGGCGCAAACTGGCCCTTCACGTTCTCGGAAGGACGTCTGCGGTGCGAGCCCCCGGGTGCGGTGGTCATTCAAGACACAGCGTCGGGTAAGACGTATTCCCTGAACGGCACAGCGGATGTTCGAGCAGCGGAGGAAGGCTGGCAGGATGCCCGTTCTGTCTGGAAGGACGCGCCCGACCCGTCCAGTGGACCGAAGGTCAGCATTGCTGAAGTCACTGCGCAGGGCCTCGCCTTATGTAACTAA
- a CDS encoding terminase large subunit domain-containing protein, which translates to MVTRIKSAQKRAARIAPRAPKKRDGQTARQRWLLTARLNQLPPAGDWFVWLILAGRGFGKTRVGAETIAQWARETPRGRFALVAQTSADARDTMVEGESGLLSVLDESELRGGSVDTAWNRSLGELYLKNGAKFKCFSSEKPRSLRGPQHHGAWGDEPATWNDADQGTAEDTTWTNMLFGLRLGKDPRVVLTGTPRPVRLIRELKKDAGTVLTGGTTIENIGNLSETFKRNVISKYEGTRLGRQELEGELLEDTPGALWKYAMFNREGFRVRIDDLPLMIRIVVSIDPQASQGSDNAETGIVVAGKDAAGKGYVLDDLSGDYSPTEWAQTAIEAYKYWKADCIVAERNNGGDMVENTVRAVDPRVNVRTVWASRGKHTRAEPVSALYEKGNIQHARMFPDLEGQMVTWVPGDKVSPDRMDALVWALTELLLGQEEPSPSAAAVAAAFRGGARRKPT; encoded by the coding sequence ATGGTAACGCGGATTAAGAGCGCCCAGAAGCGCGCTGCCCGCATCGCCCCCAGGGCGCCCAAAAAGCGTGACGGTCAGACTGCCCGGCAACGCTGGCTCCTGACAGCTCGCCTGAATCAGCTTCCTCCTGCAGGGGACTGGTTCGTCTGGTTGATCCTCGCTGGGAGAGGGTTCGGGAAAACAAGAGTTGGGGCTGAGACCATCGCCCAGTGGGCCAGAGAAACCCCAAGGGGCCGCTTCGCCCTGGTGGCGCAGACCAGTGCGGACGCCCGCGACACCATGGTCGAAGGGGAATCCGGCCTGCTCAGCGTCCTGGATGAAAGTGAACTGCGAGGCGGCTCAGTGGACACCGCCTGGAACCGTTCCCTCGGCGAGCTGTACCTGAAGAACGGAGCGAAGTTCAAGTGCTTCAGTAGTGAGAAACCGAGATCCCTGCGCGGACCACAGCATCACGGGGCCTGGGGTGACGAACCCGCCACCTGGAATGACGCGGACCAGGGCACGGCTGAGGACACCACCTGGACGAACATGCTGTTCGGCCTGCGCCTCGGCAAGGATCCCCGCGTGGTCCTCACCGGCACGCCCAGACCCGTGCGTCTGATCCGGGAACTGAAGAAGGACGCCGGTACCGTCCTGACCGGCGGCACCACTATTGAGAACATCGGCAATCTCTCCGAGACCTTCAAGCGCAACGTCATCAGCAAGTACGAAGGCACGCGTCTCGGTCGCCAGGAACTGGAAGGGGAGTTACTTGAAGACACGCCGGGCGCCCTGTGGAAGTACGCGATGTTCAACCGCGAGGGCTTCCGCGTCAGGATCGACGACCTGCCGCTTATGATCCGCATCGTGGTCTCCATCGACCCGCAGGCCAGCCAGGGCAGTGACAACGCCGAGACCGGCATTGTGGTGGCGGGCAAAGACGCGGCCGGAAAGGGCTACGTGCTCGATGACCTCAGCGGCGATTACAGCCCGACCGAATGGGCCCAGACAGCCATCGAGGCCTACAAGTACTGGAAGGCGGACTGCATCGTGGCTGAGCGGAACAACGGCGGGGACATGGTGGAGAACACCGTCCGGGCGGTGGATCCCAGGGTGAACGTCAGGACCGTCTGGGCCAGCCGTGGGAAGCACACCCGCGCCGAACCAGTCAGTGCGCTCTACGAGAAGGGGAACATCCAGCACGCCAGGATGTTTCCGGACCTGGAAGGGCAGATGGTGACGTGGGTTCCCGGGGACAAGGTCAGCCCGGACCGCATGGACGCCCTGGTGTGGGCCCTGACGGAACTGCTGCTGGGCCAGGAGGAACCGTCACCCAGTGCGGCCGCGGTCGCCGCGGCCTTCCGGGGCGGCGCGAGGAGGAAACCCACGTGA